The Alistipes finegoldii DSM 17242 DNA segment CAGACCGAACTGCGCAGTTTCTACAAACTCGAAGAGTTGTGGGCCGACGCACCCATGACCAAATACGAATACGAAGAGTAATTTTTTAGTATGGCACAACAACGCAAAAACAATAATAGGATGAATATGAACATGCCGAGGCCCTCGATGCTGTGGATCTACGGTCTGATCGGCGCGTTCATCATCGGCTGGTACGTATTCGGCGATGTCAACGACACGCCGCTGCCCAGCGACTGGACGACGGTCCGGGAGATGGTCGAAAAGGGCGACGTGGAGAAAATTCAGGTTGTGAACCGCGATCAGGCGCAGGTTTTTCTGAAGAAGGAAGCTGCCGAACAGTACCGCAGGGATACGGTGGACAAACGTTTCAAGCGGCTGCCCGAAACGGGCGTGCAGCTCACCTTTACGATCGGATCGGTCGATTCGTTTCGCGAAGATTTGAAGAACGCCGAGCAGCAGTCGGGACAGACCGTGCCGGTGGTCTATGAGAACAAAGCCAACGACTGGACCAACGTACTTGTCAACCTGCTGCCGTGGGTGTTGATTATCGGCGTTTGGATTTTCATCATGCGCTCGATGTCGCGCGGCGCCGGAGGCGGTGCGGGCGGCGGCATCATGAATGTCGGTAAAGCCAAGGCGCAGGTCTTCGACAAGGACGCTTCCAAGCGTGTGACGTTCAAGGATGTGGCCGGACTGGAGGAAGCCAAGGTCGAGATCATGGAGATCGTCGATTTCCTCAAGAAGTCGGAAAAGTACAAGGAACTGGGCGCCAAGATTCCCAAGGGCGCCCTGCTGGTAGGCCCTCCGGGAACGGGCAAGACGCTGCTGGCCAAAGCCGTGGCCGGCGAAGCCAACGTGCCGTTCCTTTCGATTTCGGGTTCCGATTTCGTGGAGATGTTCGTGGGTGTGGGCGCATCGCGTGTCCGTGACCTGTTCGAGCAGGCCAAGCAGAAGGCTCCCTGCATCGTCTTCATCGACGAGATCGACGCCATTGGCCGCGCCCGCGGCAAGAACGCCGGATTTTCGGGCAACGACGAACGTGAAAATACGCTGAATCAGCTCCTCACGGAGATGGACGGCTTCCAGACCAATACGGGCGTTATCGTCCTCGCGGCGACCAACCGCGCCGACATTCTCGACAAGGCGCTGATGCGCGCCGGGCGTTTCGACCGTCAGATCGAGGTGGGCCTGCCCGACGTCAAGGAGCGCGAGGCGATTTTCAACGTCCATCTGCGTCCGCTGAAACTCGATCCGCAGCTCGACCGTGAGTTCTTGGCGCGCCAGACGCCCGGTTTTTCGGGCGCCGACATCGCCAACGTCTGCAACGAAGCGGCGCTGATCGCCGCGCGGCACAACAAGAAATTCGTGTCGAAGGAGGATTTCCTCGCGGCCATCGACCGCATCGTGGGAGGTCTCGAAAAACCCAATATGCCGATGACGGCCGCCGAGCGGCGCGCCACGGCGATTCACGAAGCGGGGCACGCTACCGTCATGTGGTCGCTTCCCCAATGCGATCCCGTGCTGAAGGTCACGGTGGTTCCGCGCGGGCGGAGTCTGGGCGCGACGTGGTATGTGCCCGACGAACGCCGCATCCACGTTACCAACGAAGCCCTGCAGGAACGGCTGGCCGGGTTGCTGGGCGGCCGGATCGCCGAGGAGGTCAACTACGGAACGCTGGGCGCAGGCGCGCTGAGCGATCTGGAGCGGGCGACCGAGACGGCCTATGCGATGGTGGCCTATTACGGCATGAGCAAGAAGATCGGCCCGATCAGTTATTACGACTCGTCGGGCACGCGCGATACGTTTACCAAGCCTTTCAGCGAGCAGACGGCCCGCGACATCGATACGGAGGTGCGCCGCATCATCGAAGAGGCGTATGCCAAGGCGCGTGGCATCATCGAACGGAAAAGCGAACAGATCAACCGGATGGCGGACCTGCTGCTGGAGAAGGAGACGATCTATGCCGAGGATATCGAACGCATACTCGGCCCGGCGGCGCAGGTGCCGCGGGAGGATGACGACCCGAAAAAGGGTGTCGTCGTCGCCGACGACGATGCCGCGTCCGGAACGGCGGCTGCGCCGCCGGACGCTCCGCCGGCCGGGACCGGAACGACGCAGGAAGGCGATGCCGGAAGTGCGTCGGGAACGAAAACCGCCGCTTCGGGAGCCGCGAACGCCGAAAAATCCGAACTCAAGTAACCGACGAACCTAACCCGCTGATATATCTGATGAGTGAAAAAATGAAGAACCTCATGGTGCGTACACTGAGCGGCGCAGTCCTCGCAGTGGTGGTGCTGGGGGCCGTAATCTGGTCGCAGTGGAGTTTCGGCGCACTGTTGCTGGCGATGCTTGTCGCCGGCATGCTGGAATTTTACGGGCTGGCCGAAAAGCAGGGCAATGCCCCGCAAAAAATCGTGGGAATGGCGGCAGGCATCGTGCTTTTCGCGCTTAATTTCGCGTTCGTGTCGGACGACATCGAAATTCTGGGCGGCGCCAGTCAGGCTTTTGCCTGCGGAATGGCGTTTATGCTCCTGCTGATACCCGCGATGTTCATCTGCGAACTTTACCGCAAACAGCAGAATCCGGCTTCCGGAATCGGCACGACGCTGATGGGCGTCTGCTACATAGCATTGCCCCTTTCGCTGATGTGTTATATTCCGATCATCGGAAGCGAGGTGTGGACTCCGTGGGTGATGATTTTCTACATCTTCATCATCTGGGCCAACGACGTCTTCGCCTATCTGGTGGGAATGTCCGTCGGACGGCACCGCATGTTCGAGCGTCTTTCGCCCAAAAAGTCGTGGGAGGGATTCTTCGGCGGGCTGGCCGGCGCCGTGGCGATGGGCTATGCCGCCGCGCGGGTATTGGATGCCGATGTATGGGCGTGGCTCGGTCTGGCGCTGGTGGCGGCCGCAACGGGCGTGCTGGGCGATCTGGTGGAGTCGATGTTCAAACGCGCCGCGGGCGTCAAGGATTCGGGAAATCTGATCCCCGGACACGGCGGTGTGCTGGACCGCTTCGACGCCTTGCTGCTCTCGGCGCCG contains these protein-coding regions:
- the ftsH gene encoding ATP-dependent zinc metalloprotease FtsH, which produces MNMNMPRPSMLWIYGLIGAFIIGWYVFGDVNDTPLPSDWTTVREMVEKGDVEKIQVVNRDQAQVFLKKEAAEQYRRDTVDKRFKRLPETGVQLTFTIGSVDSFREDLKNAEQQSGQTVPVVYENKANDWTNVLVNLLPWVLIIGVWIFIMRSMSRGAGGGAGGGIMNVGKAKAQVFDKDASKRVTFKDVAGLEEAKVEIMEIVDFLKKSEKYKELGAKIPKGALLVGPPGTGKTLLAKAVAGEANVPFLSISGSDFVEMFVGVGASRVRDLFEQAKQKAPCIVFIDEIDAIGRARGKNAGFSGNDERENTLNQLLTEMDGFQTNTGVIVLAATNRADILDKALMRAGRFDRQIEVGLPDVKEREAIFNVHLRPLKLDPQLDREFLARQTPGFSGADIANVCNEAALIAARHNKKFVSKEDFLAAIDRIVGGLEKPNMPMTAAERRATAIHEAGHATVMWSLPQCDPVLKVTVVPRGRSLGATWYVPDERRIHVTNEALQERLAGLLGGRIAEEVNYGTLGAGALSDLERATETAYAMVAYYGMSKKIGPISYYDSSGTRDTFTKPFSEQTARDIDTEVRRIIEEAYAKARGIIERKSEQINRMADLLLEKETIYAEDIERILGPAAQVPREDDDPKKGVVVADDDAASGTAAAPPDAPPAGTGTTQEGDAGSASGTKTAASGAANAEKSELK
- a CDS encoding phosphatidate cytidylyltransferase; translation: MSEKMKNLMVRTLSGAVLAVVVLGAVIWSQWSFGALLLAMLVAGMLEFYGLAEKQGNAPQKIVGMAAGIVLFALNFAFVSDDIEILGGASQAFACGMAFMLLLIPAMFICELYRKQQNPASGIGTTLMGVCYIALPLSLMCYIPIIGSEVWTPWVMIFYIFIIWANDVFAYLVGMSVGRHRMFERLSPKKSWEGFFGGLAGAVAMGYAAARVLDADVWAWLGLALVAAATGVLGDLVESMFKRAAGVKDSGNLIPGHGGVLDRFDALLLSAPFVFVYMLFVM